The genomic region ACATGGATGTAGAAATATTGCATGCCTCAGACAGCATATGAGAAAggagtttagtttttttttttttggctatgtgctggacagacagataaagcaGACAGGgcagaggtttgtgtgtgtgtttgctgaggACATTCAAGGCCTGCAACGCTGAATGAAGCGTGGGTAGAGGCACACATCTCGAATGTGATGGCGATTCAGCAGCCAGGTAAGGAAACGCTCGAGGCCAAGCCCGTATCCACCATGAGGGCATGTGCCATACTTCCTCTGAAATACACAAAAGAAGCATGTTGAGGTCATGATAAAGTCCAATAAAATCAGGTAAACTATGTTAAAGCATGATTTAAATGCATTGCAGTGTGTAAAGCATGTTATTCATGTAAAAGGTACAGCCGAGTTAAAAAGCAATGCTAAAGCACTTTACagcttgttagtgtgtgttaatgtatgaACTAAACAATAAATCAAAAACGCACATGACTTCAAGTCGCTGTAGCATGAAGTCGCCACTTGatgttcctactactggttgccatggtaataacaTTTATCAGTGAGTGGCAATTATTAGATTTCTTGCTGCTAATATTAGGCATTCTGGAGGGAGGtctaacatttttatataaaattcacCGGTGTATAGATGCACTGCATCATATATACAAGACGAAGGTGAAGCAGTGTGAACTCTTTGACAAGGATTATGTGCACACTCTTGTCCTCACTCCCACTGGAAGTTGCTGCATCAagtcgctccatatttgcataacgTTAAACTTTTCTCAACATTGTCGCATCGCTGAACACGCCCGCATCTCGTCGCCAAATGTGGTCAGCTCTCATTGAAGATGAACGGTCTCCGGTTGCTATGGCACTACGGATCGCTACGTGTGAACGCAGCATAATTTGAATCGTTTCCAATAATAATCTCTAATAATCCTTTCATTCTTTTATAGTTAAGGCTAATGCCATACACCGCCTGCAAAAATTACTTACATCtgagcagctataaacattcattCCCTCGCCAGCCTCTTATTAATGAGACATAAATAACGCAGGTTgccatgaaataaaataacaagcgcattaatataaagcacaTGATCTGAATTACAGACGCCACCCAATTAATTAAACTCAACACCTCCTTAATAGCATCTCGAAGTACATTAGAGGAAACCGTTTAGAGCATGTAGCAAACACAATGGCACAGAATACTATTATGCATATATCGTACACACACCTGGTCATTGTACCAGTAGTAGGGAGTGGGGTCGATGCCTTCTCTCTTGTAGCCCTCCAGAAGCTCCTCGGCATCCCAGATACGCATCGACCCTCCAACGATCTCACCAACGTTAGGCATCAACACGTCaacctgcacatacacacacatgcacaaaacatttCCATTAGTAAATATCTACTACCAAGAACAGATTTCAAGCACGAATACATTTTACTAGATTAACACGTAAAACACCTCAGATATAACATTAAATTTTGTCATCTAACACGACATTTGATATTGCAAACCTAATACAAACATTCGGCTTTCATTCACCAACATTTCTGGACACGCGCAAGTGAGGAACtgagtattagtattagtataactaacagtcattcattcataacTAATACATGTGCATATAAGAAGCAAATACAGCAATTTAATAACATTAGGAGCCTACTAGTGTTTTAGGTAGTGTAGTTATCTACGTCTTCTCAATAACTACACTTTCTGGAAACGATTGTGACCCTTAAGGCAAAGTGTTACTCTGGCTGACGAACATAAAGATAAATTAAACAGTGGATGAGACATAAAACTACTGAAACTAGTTCTTTCTAGAATTATCTAGCCATTTATTCAGCACTGGCTCGGCGTTCTCTGTGCTCAGGTGACTCTTGTTATGGTAAAgatttgctttgctttttgcCGTTGCTGTTTGTCTTAGCAATGAATGAAAGTTTAATGAGGatgttttacatatttttcaGTTCTGGAGTGCTTGTAGGATTTTTAATACtcatattttaatacttttaatattataatactcAAGATGTCGTCAAAATGTTCAAAAGTTAGAAGTTTATATACACTCGAAGTTGAAGTCAGTAAAAACTCTCCACAGATTTCATATTAGCAAACTGTCGTTAAGAGGTTTAAGACATCTATTTTCGTATCCTAACAATTGCTTACAGACAGATTGTGTCACTCTATCAGTTCCAGCATGTCAGACATTCATATACACCAAGATAACTGTGTTTAAACAGCTTGGAACATTCCAGAAAAATTAGGTCAAGCCTTCAGACAATTAGCCAATTGGTCTCTAATAGGCTAATGGGTCAACTGGAGGGTCTACACGTGGATGTACCTTAAGCCCTACATTAAGACTCGGTGACTATTTGCTTGACATCATACGAAAACGAAGAACCTCGAGCCTAGAAACCTCACTCAGTTCCAGCAGTTCTTTACAGTATTTTACATTCTTAAAATAAAGCAGTGACCTAAGGCTAGGAATGTTTTCTGATGAGTAAATGTCCAGAATTGATATTCATAAACTTCTGTATGATAATGACGTCTACTTGACTGTcctattttcagatttttagcAACGTTTCCTTTAATACGTCAAACATGTTCATTTTCTTCAGTGCAACTCAGAATTAGTGAACTTGTACCACATTTTTTACCCAGTACTTTGCAGTGCAGTGCACTTTCTACTAAACACATAATTAAAAAGTcattaatgtattatttgtttatagacTGTGTGTTACAAGAGTGTGATAAGAGCACAATTACCACGCTGCTATTATTGCTAATCACTAATGTTTAATTAGCCTCTGCGTTTCCAGAAATCGTAGTTCTAATATTCTAATGCAAACCAGAGAACAAGAAACTGCTGTATTCATTCCTTAATGAATTCTAGTGAAATATGTGACTCATTATACTGAAAAGTTACTTGTATGAGAAGTTTAAtttaacataaatatattaGTGCGTGTTAAGTGATCAAATCAAACTGTGGATTTGGTTTATCATCCGTTTTCCTGACCGATTCAGTAAGGCGTCGATCTTCAGGACAGCGCTGCATGTAAAATGATTTAATCTCAGCTGGGAAGCGGCACAGCAGGATGGTCTCGTTAATGCTGTCCGTCATCAGCCTCTCGGGGGCTTCGGGGATATCCTACAGCAGAATCagtgagaaaacaaaaacaaggatGTCAAATTATGTAAGAGATATCTGCATTAGAACCAGACTGAATAACAGTCATGGATTTAACATCCTACATGGGAAAGCAGGCATGTCGAAACGAGACTTTCCGGATTTCTGTCTTTCCAGATGTTTTAAAcaaattcacatttttattcTGGGTGATTAATATGTTCTTGGCGCCTTGATATTTTTGTCACGCAAAATAAAAAGTGCTTTCTGTTCTTCAGCATCTGTTATACAAGCTGCTGTGAAATGAAGTTTAATAAGTTtacaattaatttaaaaaagacaaaccTCTCCAAACTCGTAGTAGGTCCCATCATCTTTTTTAATGTCATGTTCTTGAAGCCATTTAATGGCATCGGTGTAGTTCATCCTCTTAAACGGCCTCTTAGGGGGCTTGAAGTTCtatatagacacacaaacacacaaattacaTTACAGGAGTCATGATCATTGAATAAACCCTCTTTTTTAATCCATTAACAATTTAAATCTGCTATATTTCAGTTTGTTGTATCTTCTCGTGTAAATGGACAATAAACCATCCTAAATGCAATTAAATAGAAATACAGATGTATTTGTTGGCACAGGCTGCTGTAACacatcaataaagtctatctatctaacaatataacaaaatatagcagaaaaatactaaaatacccaaattagggtacaaaaatacaacaaaaaatatatcaaataacaaaatataaaatattacaaaatatagcagaatataacaatataagaaaatatagcaaaaaaatactaaatacagagatttaggaataaatatggagaatgagatattgataacaatataacaatgaaaaatgaagagatgaaaaacaagtaatGTAATAATagataatctatctatctatctatctatctatctatctctctctctctctctctctctctctctctctctctatctatctctctatctatctatctatcttaaagAAAAACTCCACATTGTCCCACTcctaattattatttacatcttttcaattaGAAAATTCTACATGTCATTTGGTTAAGAAAAAGGAATTGCAAGTCATACAGGGTTTATATCATAGAGCAGCGGAGCAGCAGGAGACTTCAGGACTCGAtccaccacatcacacactagGTCCTCTAATCTGTTCAGCAGATCTTCAAAGGTGATGAAGGGACACTCAGCCTCGATGTGGGTGTACCTGTGTTTATTATCGTGAAGGAAATTTGATCATGTCACAATTCAGTGTAGTGTGCTCTACAGatgataataatagtaataatatagtAATCAGTTGCTAAATATTCAGACAGGAATTGTAAAAagagctgtctgtgtgtgtgtgagggtgtgtgtatatatacgaCTCACTCAGACAGGTGTCTGCGTGTACGGGACTGCTCAGCACGATACGATTGGGCGATGCAGAACGTGTCACCGAGCGCAGGGATGCAGGTCTCCAGGTAAAGCTGCGACGACTGGGTCAGATACGCCTGCTCTCCGAAATAATTCAGATTGAAGAGGGTGGAGCCGCCTTCCACCTGAGTCTGCACCAGAGTGGGAGGAGTAATctacagaaacacatacacacacaaacatctcaatCAATACTGTCCACAATGTCTTCCTACCtttattttagttttcatttcattcttctTTTTAATGTCTGAAACTTTAAACAAAAAAGATAAAGCCCAAAACAAAGCAATATTACTTAATTTCTCAAATTATACACACAGCTTGTTCCATTCAACCAAATTTTCAGTTATTAATGTGATACACTGACAATATAACAGACTCCCATGATACAccacattgccaaaagttttaggacaccccttcaaatcattgaattcggttgttggacttggccccttagttccagtgaaaggaactcttaatgcttcagcataccaagacattttggataatttcatgctcccaactttgtgggaacagtttggggatgaccccttcctgttcccacatgactgcacaccagtgcacaaagcaaggtccataaagacatggatgagcgagtccTGACCTCCAGAACTTGACAGtcctgcacaaagtcctgacctcaacccaacagaaaacctttgtgatgaattagagcggagactgcaagccaggccttcttgtccagtatcagtgcctgacctcagaaatgcgattctagaggaatggtcagaaattcccataaacactcttcTAAACTTCacggaaagccttcccaggagagctgaagctgtcatagctgcaaagggctggCCAACTGTGCACGTAAaagcagacatcccagttttggcctggctcgcagtctccactcaaATCGCtcatcttgctttgtgcactggtgtgcagtcatgttgtaacaggaaggggtcatccccaaactgttcccacaatgttgggaacatgaaattatccaaaatgtcttggtatgctgaagcattaagagttcctttcactggaactaaagggccaagaACAACCCCTGATAGACTAGACCTGaactgaatgatttggaggagtgtcccaaaacgtaTGTTTATGTCAAGATTCATCTACATATCTTTTTTAAATCGTCTCTAACGTATGTTTTGGTATGATATCTTTATGGTCACATAACTTAGAGGTAATTATTCTCATATAAGCAGATTCATTTTTCCCCACAGCCTCACCTCATAGTAGCCACGGCTGAAGAAGTGCTCCCTGAAGCAGTGCGTGACTGTGGAGCGCACTCGCAAGATTTTGGACACGTTTTCTCCTCGGATCATCATGTGCCTGTTGTTGAGCTGAACGTCCACATCCGACTCCTCATTCAGCAGATTGTCAGCGCCGCCGGCTGGAGCGAGACCGATCAGCTCCCAGAAATCACAGTGCAGCTCA from Hemibagrus wyckioides isolate EC202008001 linkage group LG18, SWU_Hwy_1.0, whole genome shotgun sequence harbors:
- the nars1 gene encoding asparagine--tRNA ligase, cytoplasmic; the protein is MADEASQGAEQISLRELYVSDKQGSDQDGDGTEQKPFKTALKALLFAGKEPFPTIYVDSQKEGERWAVISKTQMKNVKKLYHREQMKTDAKDKKEAEDAERREKNIEEAKKIVIENDSSLPEPKTVKIHQLEPLREQRVKVFGWVHRLRRQGKNLLFIVLRDGTGFLQCVLTDKLCQCYNGLMLSTESTVALYGTVKQVPEGKQAPGGHELHCDFWELIGLAPAGGADNLLNEESDVDVQLNNRHMMIRGENVSKILRVRSTVTHCFREHFFSRGYYEITPPTLVQTQVEGGSTLFNLNYFGEQAYLTQSSQLYLETCIPALGDTFCIAQSYRAEQSRTRRHLSEYTHIEAECPFITFEDLLNRLEDLVCDVVDRVLKSPAAPLLYDINPNFKPPKRPFKRMNYTDAIKWLQEHDIKKDDGTYYEFGEDIPEAPERLMTDSINETILLCRFPAEIKSFYMQRCPEDRRLTESVDVLMPNVGEIVGGSMRIWDAEELLEGYKREGIDPTPYYWYNDQRKYGTCPHGGYGLGLERFLTWLLNRHHIRDVCLYPRFIQRCRP